The following is a genomic window from Thermodesulfobacteriota bacterium.
CAGCGACCTGCCCGTCAAGATCGACACCGACGGCACCCTGGTGGCGCAGGTCCGGCCCGGCAAGTGGACCATTGAAATCGTAACCCGACATCAGGGACCGGTGTCCGAACTGATCCTGGACGCGGTCGGCGGTTTTGGCGCTGATGAGGAGATCTGGGCCTTTGACGCCCGTCGGCACCTGCGCCAGGTGGCGGTGGAGGGACCGGCCCAGGTTGACCCCCTTCAGACCACCGTGCCGGAGGAGTGGCGGCAGTATCCGGTTTACGTCATGACCCCCAGGGATAAGATGTCCTTTGTGGAAAAGAAACGGGGGGATCCCCAGCCGGCCCCGGATCAGCTCAATCTGGAGCGGACCCTGTGGCTGAATTTTGACGGCGGCGGCGTTTCCATCCGGGATCATATCTCCGGCACCATGACCACCGGCTGGCGGCTGGAGATGGGGCCGCCCCAGGAACTGGGCCGCGTCACCGTCAACGGTCAGGAGCAGTTTATCACCCGGCTGGCCGGCGCGGACAAGGCCGGCGTCGAGATGCGCTACGGGTCCGTTGATCTGACCGCGGAGAGCCGGGCCGAAACCGCCGGCCGTCTGCCGGTGACCGGCTGGGACCGGGATTTCCAGTCGGTCAAGGGCACGTTGAATCTGCCGCCCGGCTGGTCCCTGCTGCATGCCGCCGGCATCGACAATATCCGGCAGACCTGGCTGAAACAGTGGGAACTGCTGGATTTGTTCCTGGTGCTGATTATCGCCGTGGCGGCGGCCAGGCTCCGCGGCTGGAAATGGGGGGCGGTGTGCCTGATTACCGTTGTCCTGATCAACCACGAGGCCGGCGCTCCCCGTTGGGTCTGGCTGCATCTGCTGGCGGCCGTGGCCCTGCTGCGGGTGCTGCCGAAGGGCCGAATCCGTTTCCTGGTTGATTATTACCGGCTGGGCGCCCTGATCAGCCTGGTGGTGATCAGCCTGCCGTTCATGGTGACTCAGATCAGGACCGGCTTTTATCCTCAACTGGAGCAACCCTGGCAGGTGATGGGTCCCTTCGGCGAACAGGAAGAGACGGCCGACGTCCGGCTCGACAAGGTCCACGCGATGGCCAGGATCGAGGCCGGGATGGTGGCGGAGCAGATGGCCGCCCCGGCTCCCGAAGCGTCCGTTGCCGCGTCATACCCGGGCCGGAGCCGGCAAGCCCAGGTCGCCATGGTGGATACCGGCGCCAAAATCCAGACCGGACCGGGCATCCCCAACTGGAACTGGCGCCAGGTATCCTTTTCCTGGAACGGTCCGGTGGGCCGGGGGGAACAGATGACGTTTATCTTCCTCTCGCCGGGCGCCAATCTTTTACTGGCCCTGGCGCGGGCGACCCTGCTGGCGGTCATGATGTTCGGGCTGGCCGGGGTGGGGTATGCCAGCGGCCGCGGGTTTGATTTTTCCGCTATCCGGCCGGGACCGGCCATGGCCCTGGTCCTGATGGTTTGCGTCCTGGCGGCCGTTCCCGAGGCACGGTCCGCCGACACCTTTCCGCCGGACTCCCTGCTGCAGGAATTGAAGGCCAGACTGACCGATCGGGATCCGCCCGACTGTCTGCCCGGTTGTGCCGCCAGCCCCCGCATGAAAGTGGTCATGGACAATACGTCACTCCGGATCCGGATGGAAATACACGGCCTGAGTGACGGCGTGGCCGTACCCCTGCCGGGATCCGACCAGCACTGGCTGCCGGAAACGGTTCTGGTGGATGACCGCCCCGTGACCGACCTGTATCGCTCTCCCGCCAGCGGAACCCTGTGGCTGAATGTCGCCTCCGGAAAACACCAGGTGGATCTGCGGGGGCCTCTGCCCCGGCGGCAGACCGTGCAGCTGCCCCTGCCGTTGAAGCCGCGTTATGTCGAGGTCCAGGCCGAAGGATGGACCGTCGAAGGACTTCATGACAACGGCGCGGCCGACGATCAGTTGCAGTTTTCCCGGACCGGACGGGACAGCATAGCTGCCGGCGAATCGGCCGGAGAGTCGTTTGATCCGGTGCTGTTGCCGCCGTTTCTGGAAGTGACCCGGACCCTGTCTCTGGGGCTGACCTGGCGGGTGGATACCCGGGTCCGGCGGCTGACGCCGGCCGGAACGGCCGTGGTGACGGCCATCCCCCTTCTGGCCGGAGAGTCCGTCACCACGGAAATTCCCGTGGAGAACGGCCGGGTGCTGCTGAACCTGGGGCCGAACCAGGCGGAATTCGAATGGTCTTCCACCCTGGAGGTGGCGGACCGGCTGGTGTTGAAAGCGGCGGACACACTGGACTGGACAGAGGCCTGGAACGTCAATGTCGGTCCGATCTGGCATGCCGAGATCCAGGGCATCCCGGTGATTCATCACCAGGACCGGACCGGCAGCTGGCTGCCGGAATGGCGTCCCTGGCCGGGAGAAGAGGTGACCATTAACCTGAACCGTCCGGAAGGCGTGGGCGGGCAGACCCATACCATCGAGAAGACCCGGCTGACGGTCCGGCCGGGCCAGCGGATCACGCAGACCGAACTGGACATGACCATCCGCAGCAGCCGGGGCAGCCGGCAGACCGTGATACTGCCGGACCAGGCCGTTCTGCAGACGGTGGAGATCAACGGCGCTTCCCAGGCCATCCGCCAGAGCGGCCGCAACGTGGTCCTGCCGCTGACGCCCGGGCAACAGGAAATCCGGCTGACCTGGCGGGAGAACCGGGATCTGGGCTGGAAATGGCTGACGCCGGCGGTGGGTCTGGGTATGGCCAGCGTGGATTCGTTTATTACGACTCATATGCCGAGGAATCGCTGGGTGCTGCTGTGCGGCGGTCCCCACGTGGGGCCGGCGGTTCTGTTCTGGAGTGTCGTGGTGGTGATTCTGCTGATGTCGGCCGGGCTCGGCCGGCTGGATGTCACTCCGCTGCGCTTTCGGCACTGGCTGCTGCTGGCCCTGGGGCTGACCCAGGCGTCGCTGCTGATCGCCCTGCCGGTGGCGGCCTGGTTCCTGGCAATGGGGTACCGGAAAAGAGCGCCGGACCGCCTCCCCGGTTTTGTTTTTAACCTTACCCAGATAGCGCTGGCGGGGCTGTCCGTCGCCGCCATGTCCGCCCTGCTGTTCGGTATCAAGCAGGGGTTGCTGGGGTATCCGGACATGCAGATCGCCGGTAACGGATCCGGCAACTACTTGCTCAACTGGTATCAGGATATTTCCGGAGATGTCCTGCCCCGGGCCTGGGTGTTTTCCCTGCCGATCATCGTTTACCGGATCCTGATTCTGCTCTGGGCCCTGTGGCTGGCCCTGGCCGTTGTCACCTGGCTGAAGTGGGCCTGGGAATGCTACAGCGCCGGCGGTCTGTGGCGGCCGGTAGAATGGCGAGGAAGGTTTGCCGGAAAGGGGGAACCGGCGGTGCAAACACCGCCCCCGGCTTCCGACCTTGACCTGGACCTGCCGGAAGATGAGACGGTCTGATAAAAAACAATTTGTATTTTTTCGTACGACATGCTAATCTAATTGCAAATTAGAAGGGCGGGCGTTCTCATATGCCCGCATCCGCGTTGATTGTCGTTATCCGCGACCGGGGAAGGGAGACGGATAACGGGCTCATATGCAAGCATTCGCAGGCCGGAAGACAAGTTCCTCTCTCCGCAAGCCGCTCTCCATCGCGGGCATTCTCTGTTGACCGACGGATGCTGAACGGGGCCGATGGCTTCCCCTGCCGCGGGGCGTTTACCCGTATTCATTGTAACAAGGATGTTGTTTGAAGAATCCGGAAAGTTCCCATGATTCATGAAAATGAAATCATTATGCTGGCGCTGGGTATCGCGGTCTTTTTTTTCGCCATGGTCAATAAAACTCACCTTGAGCGCACTCCCGGCTGGAAACTGCTGCTGTTTTCCTACAGTATTTTCCTGGCGGGCTGTGTGATGACCGTTTTCGAAGACTTCTTCTGGCCCGACGTTTTAAATGCGCTGGAACATCTCTGTTACGCCGTCAGCACGGCGGCGCTGGCCGTATGGTGCTGTAAATTCTCCCCCGGGGAAAAGGGAGAGAGACAATGACGTTTGTCTCCGCCACCGATTGCGTCATGCTGCTGGCAGCGGCTGCCGCCCTCATATCCCTGGCGGCCGGGTGGAAGCGGATCAAGGGTCCGGACGTCAGGATGCTGCTCGCCGTCCTTCTGCTGATAACCCTGTTCTACGCTTGCTGCCTCTGGGTGGAGTGGAAAGGGATAACGGCGACCCTTGACAGATATGAGGATTACGCGGGTGCTCTCCTGCCCATGGCCTGGGCGTTTGTTTTTTATGCCTTCATTCAGCGGGAGATGGTGCGGGATCTGCGGAAAAGCGAAGAAAACCTGCGGGTCACCCTCTACTCCATCGGAGACGCCGTCATCACCACCGATACCCGCGGACGCATTACCCGCATGAATCCGGTGGCGGAGCAGCTGACCGGCTGGTTTTTTGACGATGCCGGCAACCGGCCCGTGACCGACGTGTTCCGGATCATCAATTCCCGCACCCGGGACCCGGTGACCGACCCTGTCACCAAAGTGCTGATGTCGGGCGCTATCGTGGGACTGGCCAATCATACCGCCCTGATCACGCTGGACGGCCGGGAACGGCAGATCGCTGATTCGGGCGCGCCGATCAAGGACCGGACCGGCCGGATCCTGGGGGTGGTGCTGGTGTTCCGGGACGTGACCGAAAGTTACCGCCTGCAGGAGGCGCTGCTGGAGAATGAACAGCGATATCGTTCTTTTGTGGAACGGTTCCGGGGAATCGCTTACCGGGGCCGCATGGATTTTTCGGTGGAGTTTTTTCATGGCGCCGTGGAGGAGATCACGGGCTACACGGAGGGTGATTTTGTTTCCGGGGGAATGCGCTGGGACGCCCTGATTCATCCGGACGATTTGAAGAATATGTTTACGGTCGAAGAGTCCCGGCTGCATGCCATCCCCGGATTCGCCTATGATCGGGAATACCGCATTTACCGGAAGGACGGGCGGATCCGCTGGGTTTATGACAGCATTCAGAACATCTGCGATGAGGCGGGAACGCCGGTCGGCCTGCAAGGCACGATCATTGATATCACCGACCGCAAACAGGCCGAGGAGGAACTGGCCCGCGCCAGGGACGAGCTGGCCAGGTACGCGGCCGGCCTGGAGCGCAGCAACCGGGAGCTGGAGGATTTCGCCTACATCGCTTCCCACGATCTCAAGGAACCCCTGCGCGGTATTCACAACTATTCTTCCTTTCTGTTGGAAGACTACGCCGACCGGCTGGACGAGGCGGGCAAGGACAAGCTTCTCGTCCTCATGCGGCTGACGCGCCGGCTGGAATCCCTGCTGGATGACCTGCTGCTCTATTCCCGGGTCAGCCAGATCGAACTGGCCACGCAGCGGACCGATACCGGTGAACTGGTCCGGGGGGTGCTGGAGACCATGGTACCCCTTCTGGAGGGGCACCAGGTGGAAGTTACCGTTGCTGATGACATGCCGGCGGTTATGTGTGACCGGGCGCGGGTGGGGGAAGTGTTTCGCAACCTGATATCCAATGCCTTAAAATATAATGACAACCGCGTTAAACAGGTGGAGATCGGCTGGGCCCGGGATGAGCATCCCGGTTTTGTGACGTTTTATGTCCGGGACAACGGCATCGGGATTCCGGACAAGCACCGGGAAAAGGTGTTTACGATATTCAAGCGGCTGCATGGCCGGGATCAGTATGGCGGCGGCACCGGGTCGGGCCTGACCCTGGCCCGCCGTATTGTTGAACGCCATGGCGGCGCCATGGGGGTTACCTCTGAATACGGGCAGGGCAGTAGATTCTGGTTTACGCTGCCGGCGGGAGAAATAAATGACTGCTGTGTCGCCCCATCTGCTGATCGTTGAAGACAGCCCCGAAGATTATGAGGCCACGGTGCGGGTGCTGCGCCGGTCCGGCTTGAGAAACGCCATTTACCGCTGCACCGACGGTGAGGACGCCCTGGATTTTCTTTACCGTCGGGGCCGGTACACGGATGCCGCTTCGTCGCCCCGGCCGGGCATTATCCTGCTGGATTTGAATCTGCCGGGAACGGACGGACGGGAGGTGCTGGAAGCGGTCAAGGGGGACAAACGCCTGCGCCGGATTCCGGTGGTGGTACTGACCACTTCCGGGGATGACCGGGACGTACGCATGTGCTATGACCGGGGCGCCAACAGTTACATCCAGAAGCCCGTGGACCTGGAGGGATTTGTCCGGGCCGTTACCATGGTGAAGGACTACTGGTTTGAGATAACCGTTTTGCCGAAAGGAGACAGGGAATGAACAGTCCCATTCCGGCCGGATCATCCGTCCGGGTGCTGGTCGTCGATGACGCCAAGGAAGACCGCGACGCCTGCCGGCGTTTCCTGGGAAAATGCATGGTGTATGACTATGTTCTGGAAGAGGCCGAATCCGTCACCGACGGCCTGAAGCGATATCGTCAGCGGCAGCCGGACTGTGTCCTGCTGGACTACCGCCTGCCGGACGGGGACGGGTTTGATTTTCTGGAGAAGATCGCCGGCGGTTCCGGTGAGGTTCCCCTCCCGGTGGTTATGATGACCGGCGCGGGCAACGAGGAGATCGCCGTCCGGGCCATGAAACAGGGGGCCATGGACTACGTGGTCAAAGGGAGAGTTCAGGACGAGGCCTTCTGCCGTACTGTGCAGGTGGCCATGGAAAAGGCCCTGCTGATAAAAACCATCCGGAGACAGCAGCAGGAAAAGGATCAACTCATCCGCCAGCTTCAGGACGCCCTGGACCAGGTCAAGACCCTCAAGGGCATCGTGCCCATCTGCGCCTGCTGCAAAAAAATCCGCGACGACAAGGGGTACTGGCAGCAGGTGGAAACGTATATCCAGAAGCATTCCGACGCCGAGTTCAGCCACGGCGTCTGCCCGGAGTGCCTGCTCAAATATTATCCGCAACACGCCGACAAGATTTTAAAAGACCTGAAAGAGAAATAAACGCGACGCCGGGATTGGAATTTTACGAACCGGCCTCATGAATGGTGACCCGGTTCTTTCCCGATTGCTTGCTCCTGTAAAGGGCAGTGTCGGCTTTGTGAATCAGCAATTCCATCGTGTCCTCCGGCGAGGCTATCACGCCGCCCACGGAGATCGTCACGGGTAACAGGCGACTTTCCGTCTTCACCAGCGAATGTTCCACCAGCATGCGCAACCGTTCGGCGGTCTGACGCAGGGTGTCGGCGGTAATATTGGGAAACACGCCCAGAAATTCCTCTCCTCCCCAGCGGCCGACAATATCAAAGGAACGGATGGCGTGGCGGAAGGTGTCGGCCACGGTTTTCAGGGCCCGGTCGCCGGCCAGGTGGCCGTGCGTGTCGTTGTATGCCTTGAAGTTGTCGATGTCCATGAACAGCAGGCCGAAGGGGATGTCGATCCGCAGCAGCATCGCCAGGGATGACAGGATATGGGATTCGATATACCGCCGGTTGGGCAGTTCGGTGAGGGGGTCGATCAGGGCCAGCTGCCGCAACCGGGCAATTTCCACCCGCAGGGCCTGTCGGGCGGTGTTGTCCGAAAACAGTTCGATGCCGCCGATAA
Proteins encoded in this region:
- a CDS encoding PAS domain S-box protein gives rise to the protein MTFVSATDCVMLLAAAAALISLAAGWKRIKGPDVRMLLAVLLLITLFYACCLWVEWKGITATLDRYEDYAGALLPMAWAFVFYAFIQREMVRDLRKSEENLRVTLYSIGDAVITTDTRGRITRMNPVAEQLTGWFFDDAGNRPVTDVFRIINSRTRDPVTDPVTKVLMSGAIVGLANHTALITLDGRERQIADSGAPIKDRTGRILGVVLVFRDVTESYRLQEALLENEQRYRSFVERFRGIAYRGRMDFSVEFFHGAVEEITGYTEGDFVSGGMRWDALIHPDDLKNMFTVEESRLHAIPGFAYDREYRIYRKDGRIRWVYDSIQNICDEAGTPVGLQGTIIDITDRKQAEEELARARDELARYAAGLERSNRELEDFAYIASHDLKEPLRGIHNYSSFLLEDYADRLDEAGKDKLLVLMRLTRRLESLLDDLLLYSRVSQIELATQRTDTGELVRGVLETMVPLLEGHQVEVTVADDMPAVMCDRARVGEVFRNLISNALKYNDNRVKQVEIGWARDEHPGFVTFYVRDNGIGIPDKHREKVFTIFKRLHGRDQYGGGTGSGLTLARRIVERHGGAMGVTSEYGQGSRFWFTLPAGEINDCCVAPSADR
- a CDS encoding response regulator; protein product: MTAVSPHLLIVEDSPEDYEATVRVLRRSGLRNAIYRCTDGEDALDFLYRRGRYTDAASSPRPGIILLDLNLPGTDGREVLEAVKGDKRLRRIPVVVLTTSGDDRDVRMCYDRGANSYIQKPVDLEGFVRAVTMVKDYWFEITVLPKGDRE
- a CDS encoding response regulator; the protein is MNSPIPAGSSVRVLVVDDAKEDRDACRRFLGKCMVYDYVLEEAESVTDGLKRYRQRQPDCVLLDYRLPDGDGFDFLEKIAGGSGEVPLPVVMMTGAGNEEIAVRAMKQGAMDYVVKGRVQDEAFCRTVQVAMEKALLIKTIRRQQQEKDQLIRQLQDALDQVKTLKGIVPICACCKKIRDDKGYWQQVETYIQKHSDAEFSHGVCPECLLKYYPQHADKILKDLKEK
- a CDS encoding sensor domain-containing diguanylate cyclase, whose amino-acid sequence is MFTNINFESIVANLHEALFVVDRDRRIQYWNRAAENLTGFTAGEVIGLRCSANILIHIDADGTSLCGEGCPLDATIRDGETRQAEVFMRHKSGHRLPVLVRVTPLRNEQGEIIGGIELFSDNTARQALRVEIARLRQLALIDPLTELPNRRYIESHILSSLAMLLRIDIPFGLLFMDIDNFKAYNDTHGHLAGDRALKTVADTFRHAIRSFDIVGRWGGEEFLGVFPNITADTLRQTAERLRMLVEHSLVKTESRLLPVTISVGGVIASPEDTMELLIHKADTALYRSKQSGKNRVTIHEAGS